The Sphingopyxis fribergensis genome contains a region encoding:
- the rfbB gene encoding dTDP-glucose 4,6-dehydratase: MRIFVTGGAGFIGSALVRHLVAEGNYEVLNFDKLTYAGNPSTVASVADSPRYRFVQGDICDANAVRAAIASFQPDIITHLAAESHVDRSIDGPGAFIQTNLVGTFVLLSEARTYYEGLPEEARARFRFHHISTDEVYGSLGADGLFSEETPYDPRSPYSASKAGSDHLVSAWGHTFGLPVLITNCSNNYGPYHFPEKLIPLMIAQALAGRPLPVYGKGDQVRDWLYVDDHVRALQCVFERGVPGRTYNVGGGNEKQNVEVVRALCALLDAQRPRADGRSYAEQISFVADRPGHDKRYAIDASRIRSELGWEPRETFETGLAATVDWYLANEDWWQTLIRERDAVARRGVAN, translated from the coding sequence ATGCGTATTTTCGTGACCGGCGGGGCGGGCTTTATCGGTTCGGCGCTCGTCCGCCATCTGGTGGCGGAGGGGAACTACGAGGTCCTGAATTTTGACAAGCTGACCTATGCCGGCAATCCCTCGACGGTCGCGTCGGTCGCGGACAGCCCGCGATACCGCTTTGTTCAGGGCGATATTTGCGATGCCAATGCGGTACGCGCAGCGATCGCGTCCTTTCAGCCCGACATCATCACGCACCTTGCCGCCGAAAGCCACGTCGACCGTTCGATCGACGGCCCGGGGGCCTTTATCCAGACGAACCTCGTGGGCACATTTGTACTGCTGTCCGAGGCACGTACCTATTATGAGGGCCTGCCGGAGGAAGCACGCGCGCGGTTCCGTTTCCATCATATTTCCACCGACGAAGTTTACGGCTCGCTTGGCGCCGATGGTCTGTTCAGCGAAGAGACGCCCTATGATCCACGCTCGCCCTATTCGGCGTCGAAGGCGGGGTCTGACCATCTGGTCAGTGCCTGGGGCCACACTTTCGGCCTGCCGGTGCTGATCACCAATTGCTCGAACAATTACGGCCCTTACCATTTCCCCGAGAAGCTGATTCCGCTGATGATCGCGCAAGCTCTCGCGGGCCGTCCGCTGCCCGTCTATGGCAAGGGCGATCAGGTGCGCGACTGGCTTTATGTCGACGATCATGTCCGCGCCCTGCAGTGCGTGTTCGAACGTGGGGTCCCCGGCCGGACGTACAATGTCGGCGGCGGCAACGAAAAGCAGAATGTCGAAGTCGTTCGCGCATTGTGTGCGCTGCTCGACGCGCAGCGTCCGCGGGCGGACGGGCGGAGCTATGCCGAACAGATCAGCTTCGTCGCGGACAGGCCGGGGCACGACAAACGCTATGCGATCGACGCTTCGCGGATCCGCAGCGAGTTGGGCTGGGAACCGCGCGAAACATTCGAAACCGGTCTTGCCGCCACGGTTGACTGGTATCTGGCAAACGAGGATTGGTGGCAGACGCTGATCCGCGAACGCGACGCCGTGGCCCGGCGTGGGGTTGCGAATTGA
- a CDS encoding glycosyltransferase family protein codes for MTAVFQNFDIYPTYMDGVHARARSADYRTVLQELLDDRFVALHMLQPVLDGTGGSFAVGGDARSQRTWADAQGLGKDATPEAILLAQIEASGADIFYNMDPLRFGSDFVRKLPGSVKKAIAWRAAPSPGADFGAYDLIVCNFESILQSYRESGWNAAWFYPAFDPVMTDYRQAERPVDIVFVGTYSRHHRNRAQVIEALAKLQDRRSVRIHLQQSRMTRLAGTPLGLLPPLRGHRLPRPVAKVAQPPVFGRGLYAAFGGAKIVLNGAIDMSGNDRGNMRCWEALGCGALMLSDAGTYPPGMEEGVTMSSYRDVDDMLVQLDRLLEDEDRRRSIADAGAAMIADRYSKSRQWEDFVRLL; via the coding sequence ATGACTGCGGTCTTCCAGAATTTCGACATCTACCCCACCTATATGGACGGGGTGCATGCGCGCGCGCGTTCGGCGGATTATCGCACTGTCCTGCAAGAACTTCTCGATGACCGCTTTGTCGCGCTTCATATGCTGCAACCGGTGCTCGACGGCACCGGCGGCAGCTTTGCAGTCGGCGGCGACGCGCGATCGCAACGCACCTGGGCGGATGCGCAGGGATTGGGAAAGGACGCTACGCCGGAAGCCATATTGCTGGCGCAGATCGAGGCTTCGGGCGCCGACATTTTCTACAACATGGACCCGCTACGGTTCGGCAGCGATTTTGTTCGCAAGCTGCCGGGGAGTGTGAAAAAGGCGATTGCCTGGCGCGCTGCGCCGAGCCCTGGCGCCGATTTTGGTGCCTATGACCTCATCGTCTGCAATTTTGAATCGATCCTGCAATCCTATCGGGAAAGCGGGTGGAATGCCGCCTGGTTCTATCCTGCGTTCGACCCGGTGATGACCGATTACCGGCAGGCTGAACGTCCCGTCGATATCGTCTTCGTCGGGACATACAGCCGCCATCACCGCAACCGCGCGCAGGTTATCGAGGCACTGGCGAAGCTGCAGGACCGCCGCAGCGTGCGAATTCATTTGCAGCAGTCGCGAATGACGCGGCTGGCGGGTACGCCGCTCGGTCTGCTGCCACCGCTTCGGGGACATCGCCTGCCGCGGCCGGTGGCGAAAGTTGCGCAGCCGCCCGTGTTCGGGCGCGGGCTTTATGCCGCCTTTGGCGGCGCAAAGATCGTTCTCAACGGCGCGATCGACATGTCGGGCAATGACAGGGGCAATATGCGTTGCTGGGAAGCACTCGGCTGCGGCGCGCTGATGTTGTCCGATGCCGGAACCTATCCGCCGGGGATGGAGGAGGGCGTCACGATGAGCAGTTACCGCGATGTCGACGATATGCTGGTCCAATTGGACCGCCTGCTCGAGGACGAGGATCGGCGCCGCAGTATAGCGGATGCGGGCGCGGCCATGATTGCCGACCGGTACAGCAAGTCGCGCCAATGGGAAGATTTCGTCAGGCTGCTTTGA
- the rfbA gene encoding glucose-1-phosphate thymidylyltransferase RfbA, producing the protein MKGIILAGGSGTRLYPATLAINKQLLPVYDKPMIYYPLSVLMLAGIREILLVSSPEYLGNYQRLLGEGSEFGIEISYIEQPRPEGLAQAFTLGREFIGDSPAALVLGDNIFFGAQLIQLLRSAAGRESGATVFSYRVADPERYGVIELDARGRAVSLEEKPAQPKSHLAVTGLYFFDNRVVGFAEGLKPSARGELEITDLIQCYIDRDELFVEQMGRGYAWLDTGTHDSLMEAGEFVRTMQHRQGIQIACLEEIALMQGWISVETARAKGEALSKTEYGRAILQRVEEMV; encoded by the coding sequence ATGAAAGGTATCATCTTGGCAGGCGGGTCGGGCACGCGCCTCTATCCGGCGACGCTCGCGATCAACAAGCAACTGCTGCCCGTATATGACAAGCCGATGATCTATTATCCGCTCTCGGTGCTGATGCTTGCCGGGATCCGCGAGATATTGCTCGTTTCCTCGCCCGAATATCTGGGAAATTATCAGCGGTTGCTCGGCGAAGGCTCCGAATTCGGGATCGAGATTTCCTATATCGAACAGCCGCGCCCCGAAGGATTGGCGCAGGCCTTCACGCTCGGGCGCGAGTTTATCGGCGATAGCCCGGCAGCGCTGGTCCTTGGTGACAACATCTTTTTCGGCGCGCAGTTGATTCAGTTGCTTCGTTCGGCGGCCGGCCGCGAAAGCGGGGCGACCGTGTTTAGCTATCGAGTCGCCGACCCCGAACGTTATGGCGTGATCGAACTCGACGCGCGCGGGCGGGCCGTCAGCCTGGAGGAGAAGCCGGCGCAGCCCAAGTCGCATCTGGCCGTGACCGGGCTCTATTTCTTCGACAATCGGGTGGTAGGTTTCGCGGAGGGGCTGAAGCCGTCGGCGCGCGGCGAGCTTGAAATAACCGACCTGATCCAGTGTTACATCGACCGCGACGAATTGTTCGTCGAGCAGATGGGGCGCGGCTATGCCTGGCTCGACACCGGCACGCATGACAGTCTGATGGAAGCGGGTGAGTTCGTTCGCACGATGCAGCATCGACAGGGCATCCAGATCGCGTGCCTGGAGGAAATTGCGTTGATGCAGGGCTGGATCAGTGTCGAGACCGCCCGCGCCAAGGGCGAGGCCCTATCGAAGACCGAATATGGCCGCGCGATCCTGCAACGGGTCGAGGAAATGGTTTGA